From the genome of Terriglobales bacterium:
GGTCTAGCCGCAGGCACCCGGGTCGTCGCTGGTGCTGGTGATCAAGCAGCCGGGGCTGTAGGAATGGGAATCGTTCGTCCGGGAGCGGTTAGCGTGACCATAGGCACTTCCGGAGTGGTTTTTGCTGCTACCGACTGTCCTGGACTCGATCCCGCCGCCCGAGTGCACACCTTCTGCCATGCTGTGCCCGGTCGCTGGCACCTGATGGGCGTGACTCAGGGCGCGGGACTCTCATTGCGTTGGTTCCGCGATCAGTTCGGAGCGGGTGCGGACGATGGCCGTGACCCTTATGCCCGGCTCACAGAAGAGGCGGCGCAAACTCCCCCAGGTGCGGACGGGCTTCTCTGGACGCCGTATTTAATGGGCGAACGAACCCCGCATAATGATCCCGATGCCCGGGCAGCCCTGGTGGGCCTTACCGCCAGCCACACGCGCGCTCACGTTGTGCGTGCGATCTTGGAAGGCGTGGCCTTCAGCCTGCGTGATACCCTGACCATTTTCGAGGAGATGAAGGTCCCGGTAGAGACCATTCGCGTGGGCGGCGGTGGTGCGCGGTCCCCAGTGTGGCGGCAGATTCAGGCGGAGGTTTTCGGTCGGGCGGTGGAAACCGTCGAAGCGGAAGAAGGTGCTGCTTATGGGGCAGCCCTGTTAGCCGGAGTCGGATGCGGTGTCTGGCCTTCAGTGGATGCCGCTTGTGGCGCGGTGATTCGGGTGGGATCACGGGTGCAACCTGATCCCCGAAGTGTGGCCATCATGGAGAGGAGATACCGGGCTTTTCGTGCGCTCTATCCAGCGCTGAAAGCTATTCCGCAAAACTGAGAGGGCGAGGGGCTGTTTTCAATCCAGATTAGTGATTTTTCCGAGAGGTTCTTATGGCGAGAGATAGTTACCAACCACGTCCTGAGCACAAATTCAGCTTCGGGCTGTGGACGGTCGGCAATCGTGGACGCGATCCCTTCGGCGACGTGGTGCGGCCAACGCTGCCGCCGGTCGAAGCCGTCCGCATGTTGGCTGAAGTCGGCGCATGGGGGGTGAATCTGCACGACAACGACCTTGTGCCAATTGACGCCACTCCCGCAGAGCGCGACCGCATCGTCCGAGAGTTTCGCAAAGCTTGCGAGAAGAATGGCATCATCGTGCCCATGGCCACTGTAAACCTGTTTTATGATCCGGTGTTCCGCGATGGCGCGTTTACCGCCAATGATCCCGCGGTGCGTGCTTATGCAGTGCAAAAAACCATGCGAGCGATGGATCTGGGAGTCGAACTCGGCGCAAAGATCTTTGTGCTTTGGGGAGGACGCGAGGGCGTCGAAACCGATGCTTGCCGCCGTGCCGACGAGGCCATAAAGCGGCTGCGGGAAGCCATTAACTATCTGTGCGAATACGCCATTGATCAGGGCTACGACTACCAGTTCGCGCTGGAAGCCAAGCCCAATGAACCACGCGCTGACATTTATATGGCTACCACCGCAGCCTATCTGGCATTGATTCCAACCCTGGATCATGCCGAGATGGTCGGCGTGAATCCGGAAGTAGCGCACGAGCACATGTCCGGCTTGAACTTCATGCACGCGGTGGCGCAAGCCTGGGAGGCGGACAAGCTTTTTCATATTGATTTGAACGACCAGGCATTTGGCCGCTACGATCAAGACCTGCGCTTTGGCTCGGCTAACGTGAAGAGTGCTTTCTGGCTGGTGAAATTTCTGGAGGATGTCGGATACGATGGACCCCGCCATTTTGACGCGCACGCCTACCGCACTGAAGATTACGAGGGCGTCAAAGACTTTGCCCGCGGCTGCATGAGGACGTACCTCATCCTCAAGGAAAAAGCGGCACGCTGGAATGCCGACAAAGAGATCAAGGCCTTGGTTTTAGAAGGTACAAAGACATCCAAGAAACCTCCGAGTGTCGGCCGCTATAGCAGAGCTGGAGCCAAAACGCTGTTGGCTCACAATTTTGATCGCACGGCTATGTCCGCCAAAGGGCTTGGCTACGAGCGGCTCGATCAACTGACTACCGATATTCTCTTCGGAGTACGCTGAGCCTCGGCCCAGCGTACTCCAAGGCTTGTTTGCGTTTGATCACGACTTCTGGAGCAATGCATGCCACGACCGGTTTGTCTTTTCACAGGACAATGGGCTGATCTTCCGCTGGAAACCCTTGCCGCCAAAGCCAGCAAGTGGGGATTCGACGGGCTTGAGCTCGCATGCTGGGGCGACCATTTCGAAGTAGAGAAGGCCCTCGCCGACCCCGGATATTGTAAAACCCGATGGGACATTCTGAAGAAGCACAACCTGAAGTGCTTCGCGATTTCCAATCACCTTGTAGGCCAGGCAATTTGCGATTTAAACATTGACCAGCGTCACAAGGGCATTATGCCTCCGGAGGTCTGGGGCGATGGCGAGCCCGAAGGCGTGCGCCGGCGCGCTGCAAAGAACATGATGGACACGGCCCGTGCCGCGGCAAAGCTGGGCGTGAAGGTGGTGAATGGATTTACCGGCTCGAAAATATGGCACGTGCTGGCGATGTTTCCGCCGGTTTCCCCAGAAATGATCGACGACGGTTACCGCGATTTCGCCACCCGCTGGAACCCGATTTTGGATGTCTTCGACCAGGTTGGGGTGAAGTTCGCGCTCGAAGTGCATCCCGGCGAAATCGCGTACGATTTCTGGACGACCCGACGCACGCTGCAAGCCATCAACAATCGCGCCTCATTCGGCATCAACTTCGACCCCAGTCACCTGCACTGGCAGATGGTTGATCCCGTGCCGTTCGTTTATGAATATGCCGATCGCATCTACAACATGCACGTAAAGGAATCCATTCGCGTGCTCGACGGCCGCAACAGTATCCTTTCTTCACATCTGTTTTTTGGCGATCATCGCCGCGGCTGGGACTTTGTCTCTCCCGGTCGAGGCAGTGTTCCCTTCGAGCGCATCTTCCGCGCGTTGAATCAAGTGGGATACAAGGGCCCGCTCTCAATCGAATGGGAAGACAACGGAATGGACCGTGAGCAGGGCGCTCCAGAGGCCCTCGCGCTGGTCAGACGACTTGACGTAAGTCCTTCAAATGTCGCGTTTGACGCGGCTTTCAAGCATGATTGACTCCGCAGGACTTGACCTTTGGTGACGTTTTAATCGCCTTGCCGGCTTGTTACCGTAATCGCCTGAGTGTCCCAGAGAGGCGAAACCCGGTAACCTATGTCCAACCCTTCCAAGCTGAATATCCTGTACGGCGAAGATGATGAAAAGGCGCTTGCTGCAGAACTGTCTCACATGAAGGAAGCCGGCCACACCGT
Proteins encoded in this window:
- the xylA gene encoding xylose isomerase, which codes for MARDSYQPRPEHKFSFGLWTVGNRGRDPFGDVVRPTLPPVEAVRMLAEVGAWGVNLHDNDLVPIDATPAERDRIVREFRKACEKNGIIVPMATVNLFYDPVFRDGAFTANDPAVRAYAVQKTMRAMDLGVELGAKIFVLWGGREGVETDACRRADEAIKRLREAINYLCEYAIDQGYDYQFALEAKPNEPRADIYMATTAAYLALIPTLDHAEMVGVNPEVAHEHMSGLNFMHAVAQAWEADKLFHIDLNDQAFGRYDQDLRFGSANVKSAFWLVKFLEDVGYDGPRHFDAHAYRTEDYEGVKDFARGCMRTYLILKEKAARWNADKEIKALVLEGTKTSKKPPSVGRYSRAGAKTLLAHNFDRTAMSAKGLGYERLDQLTTDILFGVR
- a CDS encoding sugar phosphate isomerase/epimerase, which gives rise to MPRPVCLFTGQWADLPLETLAAKASKWGFDGLELACWGDHFEVEKALADPGYCKTRWDILKKHNLKCFAISNHLVGQAICDLNIDQRHKGIMPPEVWGDGEPEGVRRRAAKNMMDTARAAAKLGVKVVNGFTGSKIWHVLAMFPPVSPEMIDDGYRDFATRWNPILDVFDQVGVKFALEVHPGEIAYDFWTTRRTLQAINNRASFGINFDPSHLHWQMVDPVPFVYEYADRIYNMHVKESIRVLDGRNSILSSHLFFGDHRRGWDFVSPGRGSVPFERIFRALNQVGYKGPLSIEWEDNGMDREQGAPEALALVRRLDVSPSNVAFDAAFKHD
- the xylB gene encoding xylulokinase, which encodes MNLLGIDVGTGGTRAVVVSETGTVIAVGSADHQPFRSPQIGWAEQDPRDWWRAACQAIKSALSQAGLKPDAISGIGLTGQMHGAVLLDEKDEVLRPAIIWCDQRTGKQCREITERIGARRLIELTANPALTGFTLPKLLWVRENEPEIWQHVRTVLLPKDYVRFRLTGERCIDVADASGTLLFNVAQRRWSTIVASELQIDPHLLPKVYESPEVVGAVSKSGAEAAGLAAGTRVVAGAGDQAAGAVGMGIVRPGAVSVTIGTSGVVFAATDCPGLDPAARVHTFCHAVPGRWHLMGVTQGAGLSLRWFRDQFGAGADDGRDPYARLTEEAAQTPPGADGLLWTPYLMGERTPHNDPDARAALVGLTASHTRAHVVRAILEGVAFSLRDTLTIFEEMKVPVETIRVGGGGARSPVWRQIQAEVFGRAVETVEAEEGAAYGAALLAGVGCGVWPSVDAACGAVIRVGSRVQPDPRSVAIMERRYRAFRALYPALKAIPQN